The Alosa sapidissima isolate fAloSap1 chromosome 8, fAloSap1.pri, whole genome shotgun sequence genome contains a region encoding:
- the zgc:65851 gene encoding low molecular weight neuronal intermediate filament, which produces MSFSEYSSSSYRKIFGDAPRHSGRVSVGSSPSRVSSGYRSGAHRTYGSPSSMLSSSYRNKLGSGRSGYPSMSESMDLTQSTAVTNELKIIRTNEKEQLQGLNDRFVTFIEKVHNLEQQNKVLEAEVTLLRQRHNEPSRLHDLYEQEIRELRARVEELTHEKSQMHLDCVQMNEALDRVKEKLDEETKLREEAESTLKTYRKDVDDATLSRLELEKKVESLLDEIAFLRKVHEEELQELQASLQATQVSVEMDMSKPDLAVALKDIRAQYEHLSAKNQNQAEEWYRSKIASVSEAAARNSDAMKHTKDELSEYRRQVQARTLEIDALRGHNEALERQLADMEDRHGNEIGEMQETIQQLEGALRSTKGEMSRHLREYQDLLNVKMALDIEIAAYRKLLEGEECRLSTVGGAMLQSGYSGMSYTSRSYALSSSAPYRRRGAKPEDEEEEAEDKEEEEEEGEGEGEGEEEGDEEDKGEEGDDQEEGEDEEGGDDDEEGEDEQEDEKEKQKEKETEKKKGGPASKSSK; this is translated from the exons ATGAGTTTTTCCGAGTACTCCAGCAGTTCCTATCGGAAGATATTTGGAGATGCCCCTCGCCACTCCGGTCGCGTCTCCGTCGGCAGCAGCCCTTCTCGCGTGTCCTCTGGGTACCGCTCTGGAGCTCACCGCACCTATGGCTCTCCATCATCCATGCTGTCCTCCAGCTACCGTAACAAACTCGGCTCCGGCCGCAGCGGTTATCCATCAATGTCGGAGTCCATGGATCTGACGCAGTCCACAGCCGTCACCAACGAGCTAAAAATCATCCGCACCAACGAGAAAGAGCAGCTGCAAGGTCTGAACGACCGCTTCGTGACATTCATCGAGAAAGTCCATAATCTTGAGCAGCAAAATAAGGTCCTGGAGGCTGAGGTGACTCTTCTCCGCCAGCGCCACAACGAGCCATCCCGCCTCCATGACCTGTACGAGCAGGAGATCCGCGAACTCCGGGCACGAGTGGAAGAGCTGACCCACGAGAAGAGCCAAATGCACCTCGACTGCGTGCAGATGAACGAAGCGCTGGACCGGGTGAAGGAGAAATTGGATGAGGAGACGAAGCTCCGGGAAGAAGCCGAGAGCACCCTGAAAACGTACCGCAAGGACGTGGACGACGCCACCCTGTCCCGATTGGAACTGGAGAAGAAAGTTGAGTCCCTGCTGGACGAGATTGCTTTCCTCAGGAAAGTCCacgaggaggagctgcaggagtTGCAGGCGTCTCTGCAGGCTACACAG GTGTCTGTTGAGATGGACATGAGCAAACCAGACCTGGCCGTGGCTCTGAAGGACATCCGTGCCCAGTACGAGCACCTGTCAGCCAAGAACCAGAACCAGGCCGAGGAGTGGTACCGCTCCAAGATCGCTAGCGTGAGCGAGGCGGCTGCCCGCAACAGCGATGCCATGAAGCACACCAAGGATGAGCTGAGTGAGTACCGCAGGCAGGTGCAGGCCCGCACCCTGGAGATCGATGCCCTCCGGGGACACAACGAGGCCCTGGAGAGGCAGCTGGCCGACATGGAGGACCGCCATGGCAACGAGATCGGAGAGATGCAG GAGACTATCCAGCAGCTGGAGGGCGCCCTGCGCAGCACCAAGGGAGAGATGTCCCGCCACCTGCGTGAGTACCAGGACCTGCTCAACGTCAAGATGGCCCTGGACATCGAGATTGCTGCTTACAG GAAGCTACTGGAGGGTGAGGAGTGCCGCCTGAGCACCGTGGGTGGGGCAATGCTGCAGTCCGGCTACTCCGGCATGTCCTACACCTCCCGTAGCTACGCCCTGAGCTCTTCTGCCCCCTACAGGAGGCGTGGCGCGAAGCCCGAGGACGAGGAAGAAGAggcagaggacaaggaggaggaggaagaggagggagagggagaaggagagggagaggaggagggagatgaggaagataagggagaggagggagacgatcaggaagagggagaggatgaggagggaggtgatgatgatgaagagggagaggatgagcaggaggatgagaaagagaagcagaaggagaaggagacggAGAAGAAGAAGGGAGGACCAGCCAGCAAGAGCAGCAAGTAA
- the mxd1 gene encoding max dimerization protein 1: protein MAAIGMVQMLIEAAEYLDRREREAEHGYASMLPFTSNKDRDNLKRKNKSKKNNSSRSTHNEMEKNRRAHLRLCLERLKSLVPLGPDSNRHTTLSLLMKAKEHIKRLEEGERKAQHAIEHLQREQRHLRRRLEQLGVERTRMDSTGSTVSSDKSDSEQEELDVDVDVDVDVDVEGTDCLLGDLEWSSSSVSDWDERASWRSSGSDEGYSSASLRRLATPQENSPKSPVLGSL from the exons ATGGCGGCGATTGGAATGGTGCAGATGTTGATCGAAGCTGCAGAATATCTTGAtcgcagagagagag AAGCAGAACATGGCTATGCCTCTATGTTACCCTTCACCAGCAACAAAGACAGGGACAATCTaaagaggaaaaataaaagcaagaaaaacaacagcagcag aTCGACACATAATGAGATGGAGAAGAACAG GCGGGCACACTTACGGCTGTGTTTGGAACGCTTAAAATCACTCGTACCCCTGGGACCAGACTCCAACAGGCATACCACTCTCAGCCTGCTGATGAAGGCCAAGGAACACATAAAG cggttGGAGGAGGGCGAGCGGAAGGCGCAGCACGCCATCGAGCACCTGCAGAGGGAACAGCGGCACCTGAGACGCCGGCTGGAGCAGCTGGGGGTGGAGCGCACGCGCATGGACAGCACGGGCTCCACTGTGTCCTCAGACAAATCAGACTCCGAAcagg AGGAGCTCGATGTGGATGTGGACGTGGACGTGGACGTGGATGTGGAGGGTACTGACTGCCTGCTGGGCGACCTGGAGTGGAGCAGCTCCAGCGTGAGCGACTGGGACGAGCGGGCGAGCTGGCGCAGCAGCGGCAGCGACGAGGGCTACTCCAGCGCCAGCCTGCGTCGCCTGGCAACCCCTCAGGAGAACAGCCCCAAGAGCCCTGTGCTGGGCAGCCTTTAG